In Cryptomeria japonica chromosome 1, Sugi_1.0, whole genome shotgun sequence, the sequence taacaattacaacaaaattgaaatcccctaaccgggcaagctctaacaagcttggttacttcttaaatcctctaacaaggtggtccattagcttggattctcaaatcgtCTACCGAGGTTACccctaacagggtattttctttttatcaaggcatttgtaaatcccttaaccgggtgattcctaatagaatcaattcttaacaagacttactctaaaagctttaacaggcttggctcctaatagggtgaacttcagaagagtttagatagctatcttgtgagtctcatctcatcatgttttttacctatttgggttttccatgtataaacatttgtgtcatgtggtgaatgtttttgtcattatgatcttatttgttgatctgattaacttctgataaggcatgataactagaagcattgagagatgaagagtgttgagatatgattaaacatttggatgtttacaagattgaagttgtttactgttaagttgttataatatctaatcagttgatgttgagtattcttatgagtattgatcttgagagTGATATTCTAGTGattaagtttactttgtgagtttgagtttgagtttgggaagtttgtatcatttttttagtttattgattcattattgattcaccccctccctctcagtaatctaccggatacttattctttcatcataccatcattagcTTCATTTTAGGGGAAGcaccaagaatatatatcatctgcTAAGTTATTTTGACGGATGACTAACTCCTTGTTTTGGTTCGGTGGTATAGCTTGTAAGGGAGTCAAAACAGGGACAATCTAGTTATTGGGATAAGTTTGAGTATTCTTCATACCTCCTTGGAATTGATTTTGGTGATACGAAGGACTTCCGACTTGATAATTCTGGAACAAAGACCTTGTGGGAGTTGCTTGTTGTCTTTTTATGTCGATTATTTCATTTGAAAAAGTTCATAGAAATTTTTTCATATCATTCACCTCGGCTGCCAAAGTAGATGATGCAACAAAATTTCTCTGTTGGGAATTAGGATAGATATACATAGATTGTGACTGAGCTGATGTGTTTGGAGAAACTTTCTCTAGGATTTTTCCTGATAATTCAAGGAGAACTAGCATAGGAGGTCTTTTAACGGAAGCTTCCCGACATTGATTAGGTTATTTTCCTCTCAGACTGCAAGCTCATAAGCATCCAGAAGCGTATTCCCACCGAGGGATTGAATCATGACTGATATGTCAAAATTGAATGTCTTGAGATAAAAGACAAACAACATATCCGTAGGATGGGTAGTGATAGGGATCCTCTGCCAAGTTTTGTGAAACCTAGTATTGAAATCAGTAACAACTTCCTAAGGAGCCCACTTTATGGTTATCAGTTGTTGCAACAAAAAAGATCTATCACCCTTTCTAATAAACCATTCAAAAAAGTGATCCCCAAGCTGGTCCCAATAAGCAATTGATTTCACTTGCAAGGATTAGTACCAATCTTGAGCTTTCCTTTAAATGAAGTTGCAAGTAGCCTTAACGCCACATTTTGTTGTGTGATGTTATGCACAATGCATACATCTGCAACATCTTGCAAATGTTTCATAGGAGTTTTGGAATCTTCTCCAATGAATTTCGGTAAGGCTTTTAGGGTAGAGGCCAGACTAGGATCCCATTGATTAGGAGATACGGGTGGAATAAGGGGGCCCCCATTATTCCATGTGATAAAATTACTAGGAGGGGGAGAAACCATTTGCACAGGGGCTTTAATTAGGATTTAAACACCTCCTCTTGAACCTCTAGGTTGGATTGCTACTAAAGGCGATACtaagaaattcaaatttaatgcAGTCTGACTTCTAGTAACATGCCTATGGCTGATGCACCCACTTTTGATTGTTTCCTATTTTCAGTCCCACTAGGCTGCTAGAAAAAGAATTGGAATTGTTAATGCCTAAAATTGCTTTTATACACATAGCCATATGGGAAACTTGGTGTTGGGGCACCTATGCATTTTCACTAAGTAACCTTTGTGATTTTAGAAGCCGACTCTTCATTTACTAGAGGGCAAAAAGGGAgagaaaacataaaattaaattaatctaaggTGATGTGCCTAATCTGAATTTCTGTTGAAAACCCAACATAGAGAACCTCATATATATATGCTATTttgaggcccattcaacaatctacattcCTTATGAACAATCTCAAATGCATTCAAAGACCTTTAGAATTGACATAAAGAAAAGCATACATGAACATATACCAAAATGAAGGAGTATATAACATGATTAAATTAGCAGAGTTTAAGCATACATTAATAGAGTTGAAATTAAAGGCATAATTGCACTAAAAACCATTAATGAATGCTGAAAAAAAAGCCCAAAAATCCTGAGGCACAGTTTGATTACTTTGATTCAGaaaaacaataacaatattgagGCTCAGAAACCTAGTCTAAAGATCTTCTCCATATTCAAAATAAAAATCCAGAAGTCCTTATTCTTACAAGCATTCAGAATTGAATAGAGGAGGGCCCAACTGCCCACTATTGTGAAAACAAAAAAGCCATCATGATACTGCTCTAGTTGCCCCATTCAACACACTACAAAGTCATCAAATAGCATGAAAGCGAAGATTGCTTTAGGCTTGTAGCTCTACCAAGCCTATACCTTTCTATTATTAGGATAAAAATCACCATATTGACCATTCCGCTACAACAACTTCTTGGACCTATCTAGAATAGCGCCCAAAAAATAGTTTGCAACCATTTAGTACATTGGTTGTGCCTCACAAGTGGCATCCTGCTTTCTATAACAAGAGCGCATGGAGCCTCTAACATTTGCTTTGAAGTGACATGTGGTAGCAAGATGGGGAGTCTCACCCTTGGGCAAGCTACAACCTCAAAACATATCTCAGCGTAGACACATGTCTCCCAAACTGCATTCATTCAAATTGTGGACAAAACTTTGGGAGCAAAAAGGGTGACGCCATGTGGTGTTCAAGCGAGGCTCAACGATGTAAAGAAGAGAAGGCTATCAAAAAGATGTGCCTTAAGGAGCAAATGTACTATAGTATTAAATTTCTCCTAATTGAGATGGATTGACACATAGACAAGCCCAAAAGTGCACTAAGGCATAGAAAACTAGAAAGCTAAACTTTCACACTTAACAAGGCATAATTTGTTCAATATAtaagaaatttcaaaattcttaGAGCAAAATGATCAAGGGATTCTAGGAACCGTTTTGGACACACAATAAACTCTAGAAGGACACAATTTCCATGTAATAATACAAAAATAAACTCTATCTCATTAACACAAGAGAAAACAACTACACAACCAAACATGACAAAGCTAATAAGAAAGTCAAACTTATTCGACAATAATGTTAAGATGGTTCAAAAGAAAACATTTCGTAAATTTTTACCATTATGATGGTATATTATAGGTTCATCCATAAACACACACAACCATGGctattaaatataataatttaatccCTGGATTTGTATAATTATCATTATTTCAGGTGTACAACCATACCAATAACCTCACTAGACTATTTGTGAAAAAATGCCAAAatattatgatattttttttaaaaatggtttCATCCTAAACATCGATACATAATATCCCAAACCAGAAATGACATCAATGCACAACTATGCAATAAGCACAAAAGGTCTCACAAACTCCATATACAAAGAATGAAATCGAGAATTAATTAAAAACAATACATGATTACAAAATAAAAGTGTCTTCCCAATCATAAAAGAATCACACTCCAATTACACAAATTATACACAGCATATTATTACACAAACAATGGGTCACCTCTAAGATACTCCAATAATTACACACTATAACATAAAATACTAAAGTAGAAACCCCTCCAACGCTCAACATATTTTTGAAATGGAGAAATACCCAAAAATTGACCAACAATTAACTCATATTTATGATGGAATAAAATAgcacattgttttttattaaggaaaacaagttttgaagggacctaaaaccctataCAAAACAGGTTTTGGAAGGACCTACAACCCGAAccaaaagataaacttgaaagtccactcaaagaaacaaaacacaaatgaGACTCAGCACAACCAAACAAAAGATGGGGTACAACACAAGAAGGACCCCCAACAAAAACCAGCAAGCTACAAAAGACCAGCAGCCCCAACCCAACCAGGATGGATCAAGAATTTGACTtacccttgtgggatcgaagggtcatatcaaaagaggactgggacgatttagattttttacttttaacaataatccatccctcctcaaccctagtagtagccttttgccaagaggatgggtccagaatagaggacctcccatcaccaAGAGGAACAGAGCCAACATCTGGAGAGGCAGGGACAACAGAAATCGGAGAATCAGACAAAGATCCAACAATAATTTGGGAAGCGGGAAGGTCATCCACCAAAGAAGaagattcaacattcttcaaacgATCAATCAGGATGCCACCGCAAGCATCCACACACTCCTGAGGCAAAGCTACACCAAAAACAGAGGCATCAGCTAGAGGCGCAATACCATTGGCCCGAGGAACCTGTGCaaccacctgggagaagcttttctttttaacaaaatagtgtttagaggaggcacccttccaccaagaagcggatctttttttctttttatatgtTTCACACCGTGCAACAACATGTccagtctggaagcactttcgacatctaaaggggataccctcaaagtcaattagttggacccaagatcccaaggaagtTTGAATTGAGCTATCTCAGCTAGAAGCCCTTTAGaaacatcaatgttaaccaaaatccgGGCATAAGTAAAATGATAAATTTGGtaagaatccttatcaatcattaggaatttgcctaaagcctcccccacttcctctagcagagagttcgtccatagatgaaggggaaggttagggagcctaacccagatAGGAATCTTattaaatgaatcagtagatgggttaaaactcgagaaccagggtttaaccatcaaaacaaatttgtcctcccagctgaaaggattaatACATAAAATTTTCGATCTATCCTCTGCatgttcaaatttagcaatgaaaaaacccttggctaaaggaaaaatgttaactgaaccCTTTAAGATCGGTTCCCAactttgggaaatccaagtgtaCAGCTGAGGAAGGCTTGGCTAAAAGCCCCGAAACCTGCAAATCAGACCATGAGATTCAAACACAGAGgagttgtggatgatctccttTTTAGTATCAGCAGACACCCTGAAAGCCAAGGGTTTGCACATGGTAACAACCACAAGCCCCAAGCCACGAGAAGCCTGATCTATATCAGAGGGTGCCGGATGCACCGGATCACCGTCCTCCATATTAGCAACAAGTACATGATCGATCTTGGGCCTGCAAGGATCAGCCACAGGAGCAACCTTCAGCTTCACACCAACAGGGATACCCCCAGGGGGTGGAGCAGACCCAACACTCACCCCCAAAGAGGGTAAGGCCCGCACGAAAGATTCTATTCGAGCAGCTGAAGCGAGAGGCGAAGAACCCCCTGGACCCCCCGCCAAGGCATGAACATAAACCTCCGCAGAGCCCCCATTTGCAGCACACACAACAGCCTCACTAGGGAATGTAGCAGTCGGGTGAAGAGGAGGCTGGACGATAGCAACAGCCGGTTGAATAGGAGGCTGGATGGCAGCAGCAGTCGGCCTTAGGGCGGCAGCAGGCGACATCGCAACGCGTTTTGAGGATAAGAGTGAAGTTGAAAATAGCACATTGTTAATACAATATAAAGTGGCCATTTAAATTCTATTGAAAGTTCTTTCACAAGTTCTTAACTCTTGATATATTTTTCATTCTTTATCTTTATTatcataaataaaatacaaatagcTTTTCTGATGCCAATGGGGGAAATTTAACTataccaaaatgtgaataaaattcATGATTACAAATAAAACTCCTCCTTAGACTGGGCGCCTAGGCTGCATTGAGAGCACGTTTCATGACTTCCTCCAACGGTTTCCTTTGGAACAGCTCCTATCCTTCTCTCTTTGTCATCATACAACAAATAGTTCCGTTTCAGTGTAAAATCCAAGCCCTATATTTGTACTCACACGAACAGTTTATGTTTGCCTCTGGATTGCCACTTGGATTACTGGGTTTCTTGAGTCTAACTCCGGGCACTGGATTCTCCCAATCCCCACTTCCATTTCTTTAAGGCACTTTACCAGGGTAACAATGGCATCCATATACTTAGAATTGGAAACTATATTTTTCAGAGTTACATGCATGATTGCTTCATCTGCAATTTCACTACCCTCAATCACTACAACAGCTTCTTAACAAATGGAAGACATTAATGGATGCTTTCCTAAATCTTCTACATTGCCATGCGATAAACTACTGTAATCTTCACATATATGTTGGGTAACTTCGTCCATTAGGGCTTTGTTGTGTTTCTCAAGCTCTGTGATTCGAAGCTTCTGCTGATTCAGCTCAACTACAGCATTTGACAAGATGGAATGTTTATCACCCTTCTGCAAAACCATCCCTTTCTTTGTTAGAACAGAAATAAACCCAGGCAGGAGAACAAAGCTAAGAAAATGGAGATATAGGGAAGATTTCACCTTGTAATTATCTGCAAGAAGAGACCGCAAAGCCAAAAACTGCTCACCGAGTTTGATTCTCCTGTTGCGCTCAGCAATCCTATGTGTGGACGTATATGACTCCTCCACATGCACTTCACACCTTGAATTCTCTCTCCGATTTTCATGTATTCTCCTCAAAAAATCGAAGCATCTCTTGATTGATTTCTGTTTTATTGAAGATTTCCGGCTCAGTTGGAATCCAGTACCAGGCTCCTTCTTGTACCTTGTGAATGCACTATTTACTTTGAATGTATCCTGAGAAGCAAACATGTTATCAAATAACTGATGGTGAACTGGCAGAGAGGAGCTTGATAAGTGTGGAATCCTCATGGATTGACTGTAACTGTACATCTCCTCAATTGTAGGAGAAATATCATATTGTTGAGGTAGAAGCCCCCCATGAGTAACATACTCTCCATTCCAAAGACTCTCTCCACCAACTAAATCTCCCATCTCTGTGGTCACATGACCCACTGCTGCTGCCTTCTGCTTTAAATTGGATGGCTCATCATAACGAATAGAGTTGCTTGCCATCTTCGTAAGAATTCAACTAGGATGATGCCCAATATAAGTAGAAATATATAATGAACTCTCAATTTATCAAGTAGACTGCTCAATGTATGTAGAAATATATAATGAAGTCTGAATTTATATAGGAACAGACTTCCGATTTTCTTATCCGATAAAGAAGGAATCTGAATCTTGTGAATGATATAATTGTTTTAAAGTATGAATAAGAAATTAAATATCAAATGAgcatatataaataaatcaaataagaaTAATGTTCGAGTTGGGAAGCTTTGAAAGTTTCAAAAGAAACAAAGGTGTTTTAGAGTAATTGAGAAGGTCAAAGAAAACCACGTGGTTTTTAGAATTCAAAGTTGGATATGACAGGCTCTAGACCCTTCGCCATTTCCGAGACACCCATCCACTCATTAGATAGACCAATCTTTCAAAATGCTTTAAACCGATGTGGCCCCCCGCCCTACTATCTGTAAGTTCCAAGTCCGCTGGTCTTATTTGAATAGCTGTCATGTTTCTGTCTAGATTTATTCAAATTGATGGAAGATTAAATTTTCTATGTTCAAATTTCTTCAGTCATTTTATCTAATAAATGATGAAAGTTTCATTGGTTAAGAGTTAAAGATTGAGAGATATTTATTTCATCTAAATCATGTTCTGGATTTCAtcccttataatatgattaaaTAACAAATTTATATAAACATGTAAagtgaaattcaatttgatttgactAAAGATTATAATAAAATAGTTTAACAGCTTTATTTGTACATATGCATTAAATGAAATAacatttaatttatattaattaaactATTCAAACAAATTTAATTTGgactaaaataaaaaattactgAATATTAAGTAAATAAAATTCACTTATCCATTGCTTTGTTGCATCAAATATTTGTCCATTGGTTGGTTAAGTTGATTTAAGACCGTGTACATTTTGAAAACATGTCACAAATGGAAGAAGTACTGATTTTTGGGAGTTAATTTTTTCCATAGTCTCTAATCATATAAAAACAAGGGTTATACAAATATCCTCTTTGCACCTTTTATTTCTTTCAATATTTTGAAATGGTCAAAAGTTACAAAtcaatgataattttttttatgtattatGATATTTGGAAGTTAGCAAAGACTttcttttaaaattgataaaaagtCAAGAATGGACAATaaaatattgttgtatcttgaAACTTTAATAAGAGTTATATGGCTTTAATCTTATTAAAAAGATATTTTGAATAAAGATGTTTGTATCATAATTGATTAAAAAGAAGAATGGATAGTACAATATTGatatatcatgacactttatttcataatgatttaaaaattagttattagtatagatatcttaaatatatttGTTTGATGGGAAAAATCGTCATATTTAATCGGATTTAAGAGAGTAAACCACCAATACTCTAATCTAATTAACTAATCCAAAAATAACAATGAAATGGAATCAAATCAATTGAACATAATTAAAAATCCCTCAATTGATCCAAAACAAAGctttcattgctcttctccaatATTGTCTTgtgtggctctcaaatattgcgttGCATTGGGATTCCTGTATAAAGATAGCCCAATAGTTCTGAAGATAGTGGTCCTTGAAAATGGAGAATTtatgctgaatttatagatttttggagcaaattgattgagaggtggaactcaaatGAGCTCATATGTTGtttgatagttgaaatgttgatttggaggtggaactcaattaattgaattgatgactgaatagattaaatagttaattgagttaattAGGGAGATGACTGATTGAATGTCTTTTAGAAAAAAGTtaattggaagatagaaatagagattgaagagttaattgagttaattaattaaataattgaattgattaatgaGTTGAACatgatttagaaattcaatttgattttgcatgattttgattttttatttttgaaaagtgaaattgatttgcacatgtatttgaaattaactaaaattggaatttgggaaattcaaattcaaatttgaatttgaatttgaattagaagaatattgaaattagaatttggggatttggaatttcaaaaatgaattaattaattaaatagttttaaaaaattatttaattatttagaaattgaattctaattaaataataaggattatttaatcaaatgattaaatcataattaattaaataataaatatttaattaatattgaagaattggttaaatgattaaatgatgatagaattggaaattgaataattagtaagatgacaaaaaagatgatgaattcagaggaataagattaattaaatttattaaatataattaaagaattatttaactaataagatgaataattagtgtgcaaaaaatgagacatttttaggtgtctacattttcccctctttgagacaatgttagaacaaaattgtttcaaagaaaaagaaagaaatttcttGCCTCGACATCtaaaaaatatgccccagtatatCGAGAGATGGAGGTAGGAtgaccccttgagagattgtttttgatTGGGATAAAATGGGTTTTGATGGGACCCCAAAACCCATACAACCAGAAAGGTGCCAACAAGAAATGAACTAGACTACCTAGCAGTGAACAACAAGTTTTAAAAGGACCTAAAACATTATGGACTTACGGGCATCCAGAGCCCAAACCCAAAGATTGCATAAACCAAAATAAAAACTAGAACATCCACATGCAGTCGAACACCAACCAAACCTTACACATAAGATATTACAACACAGGCTGACACAAACAAATGGTCTAAATCAAGAGACACTAGACCACAAAATACAAGGGACAATGGCACCCTcagccaacaagaagggttttcctagGTTCCCATAACCTGTAACAGAATCTCTTGGCCACAAAAGACCACACATCCAATAACTAACCAAAAACAAACATTGGCaaaactaggcccttgaaaactgctagcaaCCAACCAGTCCCAAAAAGAAACTAAAAACATGGGGTTTTTACCAAGCTCCCTTAAGCttgaaagtgggttttacaaggctcccacagtTCCTTCTAAGGCCTAGAAAATAGAAACACAACATGTATTCACAATCTAGCCAAGAGGGTTTTTACAAGCTCCCACAACCAACAAACCATTCTGGGAAACAGTGATAAGACTATGAACCCAAAACCATCTGTGAACAACACCATGAGGGTTAAGATCAATTCTCTCAATCAGCAACACAAACTGCAACAACCAACATGCTCCCCCACACCTActctccaccttaataggagaACGTGGGATACCTCAATAGGACAAGAAGAAAAATAGGTCAACatgaaagtgggttttacaaggctcccacaacttgcTAAGGCCCAGAAAACAACATCTAGTCTTGAAAGTGTAATCTAGCCAAGAGGTTTTTTCCATGCTCCCACAACCAGCAAACCATTCTGGGAAAGGGGGATAAAACTGTAAACCCCAAACTATGTGTGAAGAACACCATGAGGATTTTGACCAGGTCCCTCAACCAGCAACATGAATAGTAGCAGCCAAGAAAATACCCCACacctactctccacctcaataggagaaagggccacctcaataggacaagaagGAGAGCACCCTGAGTGCCCTGACAACCCCAACTCAACCCAGAACCCATGCcgccactccacctccataggagataaAAACACTGCATACAAAGATCTAATGAGAATGGACAAGAAGAGCATAAAAACCCTCACCAAGGAATAA encodes:
- the LOC131042745 gene encoding uncharacterized protein LOC131042745; this translates as MASNSIRYDEPSNLKQKAAAVGHVTTEMGDLVGGESLWNGEYVTHGGLLPQQYDISPTIEEMYSYSQSMRIPHLSSSSLPVHHQLFDNMFASQDTFKVNSAFTRYKKEPGTGFQLSRKSSIKQKSIKRCFDFLRRIHENRRENSRCEVHVEESYTSTHRIAERNRRIKLGEQFLALRSLLADNYKKGDKHSILSNAVVELNQQKLRITELEKHNKALMDEVTQHICEDYSSLSHGNVEDLGKHPLMSSIC